In Gossypium hirsutum isolate 1008001.06 chromosome A10, Gossypium_hirsutum_v2.1, whole genome shotgun sequence, the DNA window atacacagatgctggtggtagaaattgggtttataagctgaacaaatcgctatatggattgaagcaatccccgaggcagtggtacaagcgatttgatagctttatgagaaggcagaagtacacaagaagcaaatatgacaattgtgtatatttgcagaagctgcatgacggatctttcatttatctactcttgtatgttgatgatatgttaatcgcttcgaagagccaaaatgagatagataagctgaaggctcagttgaatcaagagttcgagatgaaagatctaggtgaggccaagaagattctcggcatggagataagtagagatagaccgagaggcaagctttgtttaaatcagaagcaatatctgaaaaaggtattacaatgttttggtgtaaatgaaaacacaaaacatgtaagtaccccacttgcttctcatttgaaacttagtgctcaattatctccgaaaactgaagatgaaagagaatatatggcgaaagtcccatatgctaatgcagttgggagtttgatgtatgcgatggtgtgtacgaggcctgacatttcacaagctgttggagttgtgagcaggtatatgcatgatcctggaaaaggacattggcaagctgtaaaatggattctacggtatcttcgaaaaaccgtagatgttggtttaatttttgaacaggatgaagcacttggtcagtttgtagttggatatgttgattccgactttgctggtgatttagataaacgtcgttcaactacggggtatctgtttactcttacgaaagccccagtgagttggaagtctaccttacagtctacagtagctgtgtctactacagaggcagaatatatggcagttacagaagctgttaaggaggctatttggcttaatggattattgaaagacttgggagttgttcaaagtcacattagtctatattgtgacagtcagagtgctattcatttagcgaaaaatcaagtctatcattcaagaaccaagcatatcgacgtaagatatcactttgtgcgggaagtctttgaaaaagaaaaaattctacttcagaagattccgacagcagataatcccgcagatatgatgaccaaggtggtaacaacaatcaagtttaatcattgtttgaacttgattaacatcctgagaatttgagcacctttaggtgtatggcgctcgagagcgcatttggaggcactacaaaagatagctttatcaaatttggggagttgaaggaagtgtgtgaagatgtgattatcctaatcaaatcttcaaggtggagattgttgaaaagtcaaaaatggtgggaggtgcaattggcaccaaaagaagaaagtaaaaagtggttggcaagttgagtttaaagttgaatggtataattgcaattttggtccctaattttttaggtcatttgcaagttagtccctaaacctcaactataaataggcctaaccatttctcatttcaaccatcccaaccaatctttctctcttagttttctctcttctccagaattcttaaggaattctatttgtttgtaatattttggagatagtaaagttatcatctggtgttagtgcccgaggacgtaggtataatttaccgaacctcgttaaatctcttgtgttctttcttgtcctatttttctttcaatatttgagggtataatagtagtatttaattgtgctattaaattactatagaagggatattctgtctaaggaaagacttggtatttaagagatccatgtgatccacctctcttccctgggaattgaactttgtgtgattttttagtacaataatttacacgcttccgaccctattggaacaacaggtGGAAAATTCCTGACTGACTAATGTCATGGCCGTTCCAAAGTATCTGACCAGCAGAAGGTCGAGAGAATCCCGCTAACATACGCAGGAATGTGGTCTTGCCAGAGCCGTTGCTCCCTGTCAACACAAGTGCTCCACCATCATGAACCGACACATTCACGTGCCGCAAGATTTGTTGTGCATTTCTCATGCAAGACACGTCGTTGAGAAGGATTCTAGGGAGTGGAGGCTTCCTCACAGGCATTGAAGTTGAACAATAATATTACCCTCAGGTTTGGTTTGGGGATTTCGCAATACAACTGCAAATAATATTAAACCATGTTAGACGAATACCATAATTGATTTACACTTGTCAGATGAAACTGCCTGTAAGATAAAAGACAAATCTAGGCAGAATTCAGTGGGAAAAAACATCAAACACTTGAAAGACAACAGGATTTGACTATTGAAAATACATTTAACTTCACAATAGAAATGCAAACTGTATGACTTTGAGCAAACGCAACTCAAATAGATTTTAAAAGAGCTAGGGACCAAATTCCATTATATACCGTTCTTACTATTATCCATAACCTTCGTTACCTGGATTCTGCAATTTGGGGTGAAGTGCCCGTGTCAACACGGATTCCGACACGGGATATGGGTCAGATCCGGCAAAAACCAGCCGACACAGCGGTAGGTGAAAACTGAGATGAGAAAAAAAAACTGACTTGCAGAGAAGAGATAAGAGGACGATGGCAGGAGGAAGATGATgatagaaaaaagagaaaagccttctcaaataaatgaacaaaaaattAGGGTGTAAAAGATGCTCTAACTTCAAATAAACTGTATATATAACCTCAaatacgaaatttttttttataaaaataaaattcagttATCTAACAAATTTTAAGTAATGATTCGAAGGTTCATATGGTATATTAATATTAATCAATGagtaacaaaatatattttagattCGTGATGATTAAAACTGTTTCATGAAAAGAAACTTTAAactataaaagagaaagaaaatcagaGAATTCTCTATTGGTACAAATAAtgcgaataaaaaaaattatataataactattttaacagcataataacttaaataaaaatttttaaattaaacaattttttaattttttaaaattaaataagaaaaatataaatcaactaataatttagtaacttaAATGTAATTTCTCCTAAATTTAACCAAATCACGCACGTCGGCAACGTGCCAGCAGCCATTCCTTTTTCTTATTCCAGCACCTGTATGATATAAAAGGAATAATCATGACCTCTTGCACAAGTCACTGAAAATCTATGCAAAGGTCAAATTGAATCTAGTCATCGCTATTACCTTTTTTCCTTATAATTATTTGCTTCAttataaaggaaaagaaaaaaaggcatTATATCAGATTAATTTTATCATCAAATTAATTTACTTTATGAATAGACTATATTGTATTAAAACTGTAAATGTGGTAGgggctttttttttaattatcatttttaaaaattataaaattttaaattaatataatgataaaattatgttttgatatatttaaaaatttataaaaaatagataatattTTATAGATTTCCTCGTGTATAATGTAAAAATGGGTAGGTATCATCATAATCTAAAGCAGCACTATGAATGAACTTCTCATTTCCCATTATCTATAAACCATAGCCCACCAACCTTTTAATCTCTTTATATTTTCTTCTTAAATATGGTTCTTAGTAATTACTCTTTAGATGCTATAAATctctccttttcattttcttcaaaCTTGTCCTTTATAACTCAAAAGCTAAATAGCTAGCTAGCTCATCCCCCTACCAACAACCTTGGCAAAAAAACATCAATGGCTGCCTTCAATTATATTCTTTTCTTTACCAGTTTGATCATATTATTTCCAATTTTCATGTCGAGAACCGTTTCTACGATTCGAATCCACCACGAGCTAACACCGTCGAAGCATTCAGGGGACGCCGCAGTCGTGAATCGGAACAATATGCTCGCAGCTGATCATCATAATGTTGCAGTACCACCCCATGGATCACATGGAATTGTTATTGGTGTTCTCAAGAAAGGTCGAATTACGCCTTCGGGTCCGAGCCATAGGGGCAATACTATACCTACTTACACCACCAGGCATGATGGAGTTGGTCGTCGatgatcataaatatatatacacacatacatgATGATGATATAACTCCTCAAGTATCATGTtgaaactatatatacatatatacattttctttTACCAGAAGTTTTTGTTTCCATTGCAATATTCAAATCTTATACTGTTTATAATATTCTTTGTCTCACTGTTATAATGTTTCAGTGCTTGGGGGAGTACTGTGAGTTCATTTCATCACTGTCTTTCTTTCTGAAGTTTCCTGGAAAGTCTATATAAAAGCGAATTTCAATTGTTTTTGTttctattattactatttttgtttatttaaaagcTTGAGCAATTAGCGTTTGTAGTCCAACGGTTAGGATAATTGCCTTCCAAGCAATAGACCCGGGTTCGACTCCCGGCAAAcgcattttaatgttttttggttttgttttctaATTATGATAATGTGGTAAAAATATCATGGGGTCCTTATACTAAAACATAAATTGCATTCTGCCCCTATCAAGAGATTGTCAAATTAGTCCTTGCaattaaaatgaattatcaacaTGTTGCCACCCTGGTGTCCAATAATCTTTTACATTCCCAACCCACCAAAATAAAAGGTTTAAAAGGGGGAAATAGAAAAAGCATGATAAACTTGAAACTCTCCCCTGTTTCACACTCtctttctcatatttttactCCACACAAAGCAAAAGGGAAAGTAATATAGTATCAACATCATTGGTTTTGAGAGGAAAAAAGGAAGGGTGAAATATGGCTGGTTACAGAGCAGAGGATGACTATGACTACCTTTTCAAGGTAGTTTTGATCGGTGATTCAGGTGTGGGGAAGTCTAATTTACTCTCCAGGTTCACCAGGAACGAGTTCAGCCTCGAGTCCAAGTCTACTATCGGCGTTGAGTTCGCTACTCGTAGTTTGAATGTGGATGGCAAGGTCATTAAAGCTCAGATTTGGGACACTGCTGGTCAAGAAAGGTATCACTTTTACTATTCCCTTGCCTTGCTTTCCTTTATTTTTGATCTGGGTATCTTTAGTTCTCTTCTGATTTTGCAAGGAATTTGGTTTTGTTCTTATTGAACTTGAGGAAAGAAAGCGACCttgatcatggaagagctagatCTGTGAGCTGTGCTTAAACGACAtcgtttccttttcttttttttggcaAATGTTTTTATTTAGATTTGAACCCTTGCTTGATAATGCCACTGGAACCCTTGCTTGCTTTCTAGTTTTGTCATGTTCACAGAATGGTGATGATTCTATAGCTGTATCTTTGAGCTTCCATTTGTGTATCGTACTTGCCAATCTGGTGTATATAGCATTAATCTGGTTTGATATTTTAGGGTTGTTGCATGGACACTACAAATGATAAATTGGTAATGAAACAAACAGCTTGTTAGAATAGTATAGGATCGTTTTAGCTTTCTGATTGATTCTAGCCGAGCGCTGCCTTACTTTATCCTGCTGGATAGTCTTTACCATACACCTGCCAATGTGAGAATCATTATTGCAAATGCTGCTTGCCACCATTTTATAAGTCCTAAAATTTTAACCGTCCCCAGAATTGCTAGGCAATTCTTCTGTTGCCATTATAGCTTGCTTCACCTCAAAGACCGCATAATCTTGGCTGACAAGTGACATGATTCTTTTGAGGCATGCTCATATATATTACAGGTCGAATTTAATGTTTTCAAACCGTGTGATTTGAGATAGTAGGATGTCCAATTGTATGATCTTATTCCAAGATTGTTTGATGAGGCATTGAATCAAAATTGTCATTATGTATAGGATGTTTCATGTGTGTAATGCTTATACTGTTGCTGTTACTGCAACGGGCTGCTACTGTCATGGCCTGGTTATCGTTTGATTACCCTGTTTCAGTAGGCATATATAAAGCCTACTAATTTATCATATGTTTTATCTAAGGTGATTCTTTGATTTGAAAAATAGAATGTAAgacttcatcttcttccttctaATGGCATAAAGAAAGAGGAATTGACCCACAAGAACATTGAAAACATCCCGTTTATCAAGTCTTTTAGCTGAGTTGTGTTACACAGTTTGGATTCAGATAGCGATCAATGGAATTTGTTTTTACATTATGAACAAGTAGCTGCATGAGTTTTTTTTAACCCTTTATGTTTCAGGGGCAATGGATATTGGTTGCAGCTAGTGTTGATGTGGTTGTCAACTTATCTTTCATATTGTTTCTGAACTTGTCTTCTTACACTGATAGGTACCGTGCAATAACAAGTGCCTATTACCGAGGAGCTGTGGGAGCACTCCTTGTGTACGACGTTACACGCCACTCCACATTCGAAAACGTAGAGAGGTGGCTAAGAGAGTTGAGGGATCACACAGATCCCAACATCGTAGTCATGCTTGTCGGAAACAAATCAGATCTTCGTCACCTTGTGGCTGTCTCAACCGACGATGGGAAATCCTTTGCTGAGAAAGAATCCCTTTACTTCATGGAAACTTCTGCTCTGGAAGCTACTAACGTGGAAATTGCATTTGCTGAAGTTCTTACTCAGATATACAACATCGTTAGCAAGAAAGCTATGGAGACAAGCGATGATGGGGCCGCTTCAGCCGTGCCCTCCAAGGGAGAGAAAATTGATGTCGGTAAAGATGTCTCGGCAATGAAGAAAGGGGGTTGCTGTTCAAGCTGATATGGATCTGAAAGTCTGGGGTTTGTTCAGCTGCATTGATTTCTTTGTAAACCATTGTTTCGTCACATATACGCAAAAAGTGTGCATTGTGGAGGCCCGAACTTGGCTTGTGAGGTATTGTCCGCTTTTAACATAGGTCCGAGTTTAAGTCTCCACATATAATATCATGGTAGATGCTTAAAATTTCTTGATAtaggattggggtgttacatccataAGCTAAAGTGCTAAAGTAGGGGATTAGCAGATAATGGAGATTGAGTTACTTGTTGGAAAATACTATTTTCTATCCTTTTTCCATTTTCAGGCAGATCTAAAATGAGTGAATGGTTTTAA includes these proteins:
- the LOC107925272 gene encoding ras-related protein RABA1c, whose amino-acid sequence is MAGYRAEDDYDYLFKVVLIGDSGVGKSNLLSRFTRNEFSLESKSTIGVEFATRSLNVDGKVIKAQIWDTAGQERYRAITSAYYRGAVGALLVYDVTRHSTFENVERWLRELRDHTDPNIVVMLVGNKSDLRHLVAVSTDDGKSFAEKESLYFMETSALEATNVEIAFAEVLTQIYNIVSKKAMETSDDGAASAVPSKGEKIDVGKDVSAMKKGGCCSS